The sequence below is a genomic window from Nicotiana tomentosiformis chromosome 6, ASM39032v3, whole genome shotgun sequence.
aaaacaagtttcgtcgaatgtcgacaagttgggaatgttataacatgtacttttggggtgatactagggttatTAACGTGATAATGagtttatgttatgagttatgatagtcgtgtgtaacattttgaagtcaagcgagttttggaacaaaagttggcaaaggtcatcacaagttacattcataatgtgcttaATATTAGGTTGCATGTAGCAgagcttttctcctaatatacttggaattacaggatgatccacatatcaaattgaagatctacgaatctattttctaactcattaagccgtttgtcgatacgacataggagtagagagatatttgaagtttcgcgagactgcgcagactacATAGGTAAAGTAGGTGGGTCACTAAATCTTTTTGAGCAATACCTTTCATGTGTtatatgatgtcttttgggacatattatatacctaaCTTAAGGTCTTGGAATGTTTTATATGATGTCTCCAATTATTTTAACCATTAGTTCATACGACATAcatataaaaagatataagcgttggaagaagggccaatgctagggtgccaagtaacacctttttgacttttcaaaaaaatggatatttatatcccGTATGTCGTCTCTTTTTTAATTTTTCCAGAGACCACGAGCAAATAAAACCCATAAACTcacccttaagctctctacaagggtttcaaagaatATTAACATTCCGGGTACGAAAGCAAGAAGCGATaatattagaacgatccctacgacttAAGTATCGCTATAtagcctctctttttctttgtagtttgaatttttgaaggtatttaatagttaagaAAATTCATGctttctgtatttaagattttaaatatcaatgaaagttgataaattcatttcctaatagttagaactcatgggacggtgatcagaagccatgagttcgagttattcgacttgtagtggactgttttgagGGTTGTTTTGTGTTATTTTGGGGCTGTCTATTTTGttactgtttaatggagttttggaggagaaattgTGTGTATAAACACCACATAATAGCGAAATTGTGGATTTGTCATTCTTTGTAACATTTTAGgggtgtttgacactactatagttgttgttttgggtatgaagtgattggggtgtgttgggctgttgtTAGCCAAATATAACATGGATTTTGACTTGAATACACTCTAGAATATAATTATATTGTGTTATTCCATGTTCTTAAtattatcttgatgttgattaagttaaatggatgggctAGACATAAACTAGTGagtaaagttgctaattgaggatagttggagttgtggattgttttctttgttataaatatatggtataaggctggaatcattgatgaatgaattcattatcatgttaatgatactttTAAGTTAAATTAAGGAGTCTATAAgtggtgatatggggtatacaggTTTCAATCAGAGCTTgtcgctcgtcgtgaagtagttatgacttgttgttgttatatggtgtcttgttattgataattatgtattgttgGATTGATCTGGTCATTGttattggtatatggtattgtaTGAGGCTCTTGTTACAGGTGATATGCTTCCCAAATTTACATAAGtaagctactagtttaagttgcggacctagcctttactcaacactgattttgaatctctttatgctatggtagattgagttgcattgtttgaagaattgcttggaaggtattaaggaatcaatggagttaaggtatgttaaggctataccttctttccttttggcatgatccatataatGCAACGAAATGAGCAAGCACGCAACTTTAACAAATGATTTATTCCTAGAAGTAATAGGGTTGCCTATGTTATTGATTTCCCTTATGTCCTACTTttatatcatatgttcatgggtcttatgAAATTCCGAGAgatattattgacttacttcattaggaattacattcatttatacatgtttattgacccatgaccagatgatgttatatacgcgtatagtatatgtatatgggatatgcaaaaaggttatggcgttatatacgcaccaccacctgatcagttggtctACAATAATGATTtctcccacagaggccgagatgatatgatgggatgcccgcAGAGGCTTAATATTGTTATGTACGCACATACATATGCATGATGtgacatttatacgtatatgcatgacattataaatgtttcatgattcacagagctgttcagacttataggttgagttttttactccatgtttctttcatatcttttatatactactttcatgtcttacatactcggtactttatttgtactgacatcccttttgcctggggacgctgcatttcatgcccgcaggtcccgatagacaggttgagagtccttctAGTAGGccatcagctcagcggaaggtgttggtacaCTCCACTTACTCTGGAGCTGCCTATTTGGTtggtatgatttggacatgtattgattggtatggcgggcccctgtcccgaccattatgatgtttatgtactcatagagtcttgtagatatatctcatgtatatggatacttggaTGGCCTGGTCGgcatatgttttgagtgtacaaatgatcatgtcggccttataggcccgtatgtcacatgtataagtttgaattccatgttgggtcatcctatgtcgagtattcccttatgttttattttgtttatatCATTACGGCCCTTCTGGCATATTTAcctatgatggtatgataagaaagatatgttacgttggtgcTCTATTAGGTAAGGAActaggtgcccgtcgcggcccatcggtttggatcgtgacaaaagtggtatcgaCAATAGAGGGGTAGAGGTTCAAAAGTATGCGATGATATTAGGTCGCTATTATTAACATGAACGGTAattaggaagcattaaaggacttagatttatacatatatgataagcagcgagagagtaaccatgagttgggtagcagacctcggtaacaataaaccgaagtaagagttatggtatagtatggagAAAAAAGGAGATAAGAGTCACATaggcacttacaaggtcagtgtCGTACAGgctacatgatagaaggtagaaACAGTTGCGAGATtaaaaggattccgaccacaagtcatggtgtgagaaagaggcctaaaggggggaatgccctgacctttgaatttattcacagaacagttgcctagatggaaagaacaatattaaagtattcataaaagCTATAGGATATGAGACTAATAGGttcaccagtcaacattcgaggacgaatgttccaaaaaggaaaatgatggtacacctcatattttcgtacgtgagagtacatcataagtcaattgatgtaacctcagaaatgagatcgcctttgaaagtatataaagtaagttaatcatgttaccttggaggttaaaaATCTTTAATATGATGGATAACAACTACCAAGAGGGTTCAAAGGCTTAGGAGCTAagcaaattgaaaaaaataagtgtcgtcgaatgtcgacaagttgggaatattataacatgtactttttgggtgatactagggttcttaacattataaggaggttatgttatgagttatgatagtcgtgtgttaacgtttgaagtcaagcgagttttggaacaaaagttggtaaaggtcatcacaagttacattcataatgtgctgaatattaggtcaaatgtagcagagcttttctcctaatatacgtGGAATTACAGGATGATCCACAtgtcaaattgaatatctatgagtatagtttctaactcattaccGTTTATCGATACAACAtcgtagtagagagatatttgcagttttgcgagactgcgcatactgcataggtgacaagtaggtgggtCACTAatgctttttgagcaatacctttcgtgtgctatatgaggtcttttagggacatattatatacaaaatgtaAGTTCTTTGAATGTAGTTTCCAAAACTTTTAACCATTTGTTCATACGACatacggataaaaagatataagcgttggAAAAAGGGCTAATGCTAGGGTGCCAACTAGCACCTTTTTGACTATTCAAataaatggatatttatatcccttatgtcgtctctttcttcatttttccagAGACCATGACCAAATAATAcccataaacttacccttaagctctcaacaagggtttcaaagaagagTAACATCCCAGgaacgaaatcaagaagcgatagcattagaacgatccctacgacgtaagtatcgctatatcgcctctctttttctttgtagtttgagttttggaaggtatttaATAGTTACGAAAATTCCTGTTTtctgtatttaagattttaaatatcaagtaaggttgataaattcattttctaatagttagaactcacgggacggtgatcagaagtcgtgagtttgagttattcgacttgtagtggactgttttgtagatTGTTTCATGTTGTTTTGGGCTGTCTATATtgctactgtttaatggagttttggaggagaaattATTTGGATAAAAACCACATAATATTAAAATGGTGGATTAGTCGTTCTTTGTAACATTTTCGGGGTGTTAGACACTACTATAGTTGTCATTTTGGGTATGAAGTGATTGGGTTGTGTTGGGCTGTTCAAAGCTAAATATAACATGAATTTAGAATTGAATCCACTGTAGGAGGTAATTATATTGTGTTCTTGCATgttcttaaggttatcttgatgttaattaagttaaatggatgggctagacatgaactagtgagtaaagttgctaattgaggatagtttgagttgtggattattttctttgttataaatatatggtataaggctggaatcattgatgaatgacttcattatcatgttaatgatactgttAAGTTAAATTAAGGAGTCTATAAAGGGTGATATAGGGTATACATGTTTCAatcggagcttgccgctcgtcgtgaagtagttttgacttgttgttatatggtgtcttgttattgataattatgtattgctggATTTCTCTGGtaattgttgttggtatatggtattggaggaggctcttgttacaggtgatatgctgcccaaatttacataagcgagctactagtttaagttgcggacctAGCCATTACTcaacactaattttgaatctctttatgttgtggtagattgagttgagttgtttgaagaatttcttggaaggtattaaggactcaatggagttgatgtatgttaaggctatcccttctttccttttggaataATCCATATGATGCAACAAAATTAAcaagcacgcaactttcacaaatgattctattcctagaagtactagggttgcctatgttcttgattccccatatgtcctactatcatatcgtctgctCATGGGTCTTATGACATtttgagagatcttattgacttacttcattatgcattgcattcatttatacatgtatattgacccataaccatatgacgttatatacgcgtatagtatatgtatatggggtatggggaaaggttatggcgttatatacgcaccaccacctgatcagctagtctacaatgatgatttcgcccacagaggccgagatgatatgattggATGCCCGTAGAGGCTTAATGTTGTTATGTACGCACATATAtgtgcatgatatgacatttatacgcatatgcatgaaattataaatgtttcatgattcacatatctattcagacttacaggttgaattctttactccatgtttctttcatgtcttttatatactgcttacataccttacatactcggtacttaatttgtactaatatcccttttgcctggggacgctgcgtttcatacaTGCAGGTCCCGaaagataggttgagagtcctcctagtaggctatcagctcagcagaaggtgttggtgcactccacttgctccggagttgcctatttggtcagtatgatttggacatgtattgattggtatggcaggcCCCTGTGCTGACcattatgatgtttatgtactcttagaggcttatagacatatctcatgtatatggatacGTGTATGGCcgtgtcggcctatgttttgagtgtacaaatgatcatgtcagccttataggcccgtatgtcacatgtataagtttgtattccatgttgggtcatcctatgtcgagtattctcttatgttttattttggttATATCATTACGgaccttctggcccatttacctatgatggtatgataagaaagatatgttacgttggtgcTCTATTAGGtaagtgtaacgactcggccagttgtttcgagagttatagtcctgtttcccccatttctgcttctttacgTGTTATTTAACTGCATTGTgttgtatcgggttggttggttcgggtccgaagtaGTTTCGCAGTGGAATGAGACAGTTAGTCTCTTATtcagaaccttaagttggaaaagttaatcggatgttgacttatatgtaaacgacctcggatttgaattcttatggttccattagcttcgttaggtaattttggacttatgaatGCGTCCacaatgtgatttggaggtccgtattagaattaggcttgaattggcgaaagttagaaatttgacgattttggtcggcagtggaaaatttgatatcggggtcggaatggaattccggaagttggagtaggttcgtagtgtcatttatgacatgtgcaaaatttgaggtcattcggacttggTTTGGTCGGTTTCGGCATAGGTTGTCAAAATTGgaagttttagaagttcttaggcttgaattcaagggtaatttggtaatttgatgttgttttgagtgattcgagaGTTCGACTAAGCTTTTATGTTGATATATTACTTGTTGGTAttcttggttgaggtcccgagggcctcgggttgatttttggtgattaacggaacaagtttggatattggaggattgctgaagttggaactcagttgtcataatcgcacatgcggatgtctcatcgcaagtgcgagccccgcagaagcgagcggGATGATGCAGGTGCATGGTTGGAGGAGCTGGGCAGAAGGCACAGGTGCGATGAAGTTCCCGCACCTGCAAGGCCGCAGAAGCGCACAAAAGGTCACAGGTGCGGAAAATGTCAAGGCaggctgggtccgcaggtgcgaggtattttCCGCACTTGcatggtcgcaaatgcggaaatgGAGCGTAGGTGCGGAGTCTGGATATTTAAGTGACTTGCGCAGGTGCAGTTGTTtggaccacaggtgcgagctcgcaaaagcgtgAAACTTTCCGCAGGtacgaaaagcctgggcagaaataataaataaaacccTTCacaaatttggttcatttccacaaTTTTCAAATCTGTTTTTTAAtcttttggagtgatatttgaagagtgattcaagggctatcagtgaggtaagtttcttgagccctaatactcgtatatatggtgatttcccgttgattaatcatgtaattagtgaaaatgaagggttagggcttgggatatttggagagtaatttaaggatttgaagaaccaaacgatgtcggattttgatgaatttggtatggttagactcgtgagagaatgggatttctagttttgtaaattttgtcagattttgagatgtgggcccagggccgggtttgagccaatttcgggttttgagtctaatttggtatttttcttgtggaattcatttgtttagcataaattgatggtattgtactgattgtgaatagattcggagcatttggagacctAATCGAGGGTCAAGAGCATTCCAGAGTAGGAGTTTTACGCTTTTGAGGTAAgaaatagttttaaatctggtcttgagggtatgaaacccggagtttggtataatgtgactgtttggaggtggcacccatgctaggtgatgggcgtgtggttTTATACCAtgggggattgagacttggtccgtcccgggagactgtgaagtctaatagcctttatttgtgtttatatgcattcctgttttactagaacttgactgcctttcatgttagaaatcatgcttaggctatattcctgctcatggtagttatactcagtcatagtgtttcctgtacatgtttacctcagtctctgttatttgtttttccctgatgatatactataacactttgatttgggttgctttccctttctttattgagagctatgagactagagatgTTCATTATTGAGTAAGGCCGAAGGCCTGGTTGAGAGGTATAGTtctatggcatgtgagttatccgttcagcacgtgagttgtccgtgcggatccttatgtttatactatgccgtgagttgtccgtgaagcacACGAGTTGTCCTTGTGTATCCATATATGATATTAGAGCACGTGATTTgttcgtgcagcacatgagttgtctgtgcttatagcgcttgggctgtaggagccccccatgagtctgaacacccctagtgagcgcatgtacctattgagagtgtgtattgagggctgagagccgagagagtaaggttgagatgggttgagtgactgctgccttgagaggctgtacattctttatttattgttgcacttggttgttatttgttgttgtgaaatttctggaagattcatatctgttttacatgagcgcgaactgttttgacttataccacaggaTTTGAAAGCACGTTCATTCTTTGCTGAAAACGCTTAATATAAACTGTACTGTATATCTCGTCATTATTTCTCAGTTCCttgtttatttctgttacttactgagttggttgtactcatgctacaccctgcacttcaagtgcagatccaggtgtgtttgatttCGGAGGTCATTGAGTCTAGGTGGATCGAGTacgggagactacgaggtagctgccagcgtccgcagggccttgtctctccttctatatatttatttctgtcttgtattgatacttagacattggttgtattagtttggttatctagatgtTCATGACtttgtgacaccccgatgtcgggctatttttacGCACTTATGTTTtgatttgggtttttaccccgtatttatgaaaaactccAGATATTTTAAATGTTTTAATTAACTTCTCTTAAAATTTGAAAGAGTCTTGGAAAGgtaggcttgcctagtatcacgataggcgccatcacgacagggatagtttgggtcgtgacagattggtatcagaacgtaggttacataggtctcacaagtcatgaacgggtttagtagagtcttgcggatcggtacggagacgtttgtacttatcttcgagaggatgcagaacctttaggaaactccaccttcttgaattcttgtcgtgcgaatctgttgattctagtaactaaacatctgttgtttcattctctcacagatggtgaggactcgtgctaccggtcaggagggccagccaccaggaccaccagccagggccgcgagaggctaaGGACACGGTAGAGGCCGAGATAGGGGAAGAGGTGAagcccgtacaacagttggggcagtacctgcagatccatcagttaccccagatcaggaccaggttccagttgctgatgcaccagctcaggcaccacctatgcctattgtgattccatgtcttcaggaggccctagctcagattctgacagcgtgtaccggccttgcttaGGTGGTCTCTATTTTGatggccgcagccacttctcaaggCGGgacaggcactcagactcccagctctcgcacacccgagtaggttgttcagggacttcagacaccggaggcaccaccagcccagccagttgtagctgcacaggattatgtggttccttctatgcctgaggatgatttGCGTAGGTTGgaaaggtttgggagactccagttgccaccttttagtggcacagagagagaggatactcaggacttcttggacgggtgtcagaggatactctgtagtactggtattctggagacttgtggggtctcattcactacctttcagttttctggggctgcactcagatggtgggagacttacgagaggcgtaggcctgttggcgcagcaccccttgcttggcagcagttctctgtagtatttttggagaagttcgtgcctcagtcccgcagagaggagctgcacaggcagtttgagcagcttcgccagggcgacatatctgtgatgcagtatgagatgcgattctcagaGTTGGCCAGTCAtgttatctggttggttcccatagacagggagaggatcatgaggtttatagatggtctcacttttcagctacggcTGCTCATGACCAGAgggagggtgtctggtgctacctttgatgaggttgtcgacattgctctacagattgagatggttcgcggtcaggagagggttgagatggatgccaagaggcctcgtggtcagggtggattcagcggtggtCCTTTTGGGGGTCCGTTTCAGCACAGTAGaagtcgtcatttcagacaggctcagacaGCTCgtccatttcaccgtggtgcatcatctggacatggttctcacagtcatcagcagggtcagtcatcattcagtgcactaccagtgcagagttctcatcatgccccgCCCGTTTAGGTATCCTCGGGTAGTTCTTTTGGGCATCAAGAGCAGTagtttcgtcagaggaggggttattttgagtgcggagattttggtcacattataAGAGATTGCCCTAGGCTACTCGGTGGGACTCCATAGCGGAGTACTAGGCCAATAgcaccagcaccagttcctctaccacccgcccagccagctataGGTGGAGCTCAGCCAACTAGGGGCGGATCCCAGTCATCTAGGGGtctccctagagagggaggcagatcagggggtggc
It includes:
- the LOC138893752 gene encoding uncharacterized protein, whose amino-acid sequence is MQYEMRFSELASHVIWLVPIDRERIMRFIDGLTFQLRLLMTRGRVSGATFDEVVDIALQIEMVRGQERVEMDAKRPRGQGGFSGGPFGGPFQHSRSRHFRQAQTARPFHRGASSGHGSHSHQQGQSSFSALPVQSSHHAPPV